GAGTTGAAATAGGGATCATAAACCGGGATACCATCCAGCATGAGGGTGATGCGACTCGACCCCAATCCGCGGATCATCAGCCGCGATTCATTCTTGTTCCCGTCCGTGGCATACACCCCGGTGGTGTAGTTGACCACATCATCCATGTGGGCGGGGATCAGCGCGTCGATGGTGGCACGCGGAATCCGTGATACCCGTGAAATGGGTTGCTGGGCCGGGGCCTTACCCGTTACCACTACCTCTTCGATAATGGGCTTCCGCTTCTGTTCCGGCTTGCTTTCCTTTTCATCCGTACCCGCCGCCAGGGCGACAATGGATATGGAAAGAATCAAATAGAGGAAAAAGGGGGCTTCTTTGGTTGCACCATGGCAAACCTCCTTTTCAAGTTTGGAAGGCGGCGCCGTTTCCAGCACCACCCTGTCGGTCCGGCCGCCTAGCCTGCAACGAAAGACCGTAGCGGACAGGACTCGGAGGAAGTTGGAATCTAGCACAGGCACCAGGCGTTTGTCAACGTGTTCAGGGTGTGCGCGCCAGGGCAATCACCCGCACCCGGGCCCCGGCGCGGCCCAATTCGCGGGCACAGGCATTCAAGGTGCTTCCCGTGGTAAACACATCATCCATTAACACCACATCCCTGTCCCGTACATATTTGCCACGACAACGAAAGGACCCGGCCAGGTTGCGCTTGCGCGCGGACAGGCTCAAACCGGCTTGGGGCGGGGTTGACCGGACCTTGGCCAGGGCTTTTGGACGAAACGGAATGTGATGCAGC
This Candidatus Aminicenantes bacterium DNA region includes the following protein-coding sequences:
- a CDS encoding Plug domain-containing protein is translated as MILSISIVALAAGTDEKESKPEQKRKPIIEEVVVTGKAPAQQPISRVSRIPRATIDALIPAHMDDVVNYTTGVYATDGNKNESRLMIRGLGSSRITLMLDGIPVYDPYFNSFDLKSISATNVDSVKVIKGRVRYCMAQTPWVVC